The nucleotide sequence ACGACGGAGATCACCTTCGACGCGAAGCTTGCCAATTTCACTACGAAGCAATTCAAGCTGCGCTTCTGTCAATTCTTTAACCTTGGACGCAGGGTTAACGCCACTGGCATCACACAATTTTCTGGCCCGATTACGGCCAACACCATAGATTGCAGTTAGTGCAATCTCAGCGTGCTTATGATCAGGGACATTAACCCCAACGATACGTGCCACAAACTATCTCCTGTCCCCGCAACCTAAAAATGCTGAGGGTGTAAGCATACAAATTGAAACCGAATATTATAACCAATCAATCAAAATCAGTCAATCCATGTGGGTGGTGCCACTATCAGCCTTGGCGTTGTTTGTGGCGAGGATTAGAGCAAACCACTCTCAATACGCCCTTACGTCGCACTGTCTTACAGTGTCGACATAGTTTTTTAACCGATGCTCGAACTTTCATTTCTTTATCTCCAACTTCACCCCGCCCCTGTCCATCGCGGTGTATGTATCCGCCATAAGGCGACTAAATACCGCGGCGACCATGGCCTTTCAGGTTTGCTTTTTTCATTAGGCCATCGTATTGATGTGACATCAAATGAGCCTGAACTTGACTCATAAAATCCATCACAACTATGACAATAATCAACAACGATGTGCCGCCAAAGTAAAACGGTACATTCCAATACAAAAT is from Gammaproteobacteria bacterium and encodes:
- the rpsM gene encoding 30S ribosomal protein S13; the protein is MARIVGVNVPDHKHAEIALTAIYGVGRNRARKLCDASGVNPASKVKELTEAQLELLRSEIGKLRVEGDLRREISMNIKRLMDLGCYRGIRHRRGLPLRGQRTKTNARTRKGPRRPIRR
- the rpmJ gene encoding 50S ribosomal protein L36; its protein translation is MKVRASVKKLCRHCKTVRRKGVLRVVCSNPRHKQRQG